Proteins encoded in a region of the Polyodon spathula isolate WHYD16114869_AA chromosome 9, ASM1765450v1, whole genome shotgun sequence genome:
- the LOC121320739 gene encoding kelch-like protein 26 — MASHMGMREVCPYYNQEFPAVLQRGLQELWESECLCDIQLTAENYTFSAHKSLLAAASWYFRIMFTTDMRERDQNSVELKGISAVGLKSALDFIYTSQLCADFESVEDVLLTSTHLQIPYLTECCVDFLKKSLNVDNFLDILSLAEKYDLVSLKTDCFSFISTNLGVVLEINERCLLQLDADSIFAVLERDDVSPSVNERDLLELAIKWLKYDLDRRLPHLECLIKHIRLGLIFPPKFEFENENLKDAVSLLKSVPQGEGYLKMLSEAGLQFKDDNPFKKWFKIRSTQKGVLTTCGKTTGSQACREITILTSGMDCKPSWKTITNAEETYNHCTVVLNDYLYVIGGQNSWFSSNRNEEAIASVLRYDPRFDRWTRLANMNVCRRRFQCSAMGGKIYAVGGRGEGGILFSAECYSPTEDKWRYIKALPSPLSSHAGTVHQNKLYVCGGSSGEVFSRSVFRYTPELDEWMTLSPLRHPRGFHNMTSVGDKIYVMGGVLLTSADGQQRSYSDVRVTECYCPLSDQWTELSPLPVGHSQHGAAALGNKIYIMGGFSWEEERFLSTVHVYSCETDTWSAGPELPRPLVGLSSGTLTLPHSHSK; from the exons ATGGCTTCTCACATGGGAATGAGGGAAGTTTGTCCATACTACAACCAAGAATTCCCTGCAGTTTTACAGAGAGGATTACAGGAACTATGGGAATCAGAGTGCCTCTGTGACATCCAACTTACTGCAGAAAATTATACGTTTTCGGCGCACAAGTCTCTCTTGGCCGCTGCAAGCTGGTATTTCAGGATAATGTTTACAACAGACATGAGGGAGAGGGACCAAAACTCAGTGGAGTTAAAGGGGATTTCTGCCGTAGGTCTAAAAAGTGCATTGGATTTTATTTACACCTCTCAACTGTGTGCAGATTTTGAAAGCGTCGAAGACGTGCTGCTCACGTCAACTCATCTGCAGATACCGTACCTGACAGAATGCTGTGTAGATTTTCTGAAGAAATCGCTGAATGTAGATAATTTCCTTGACATCCTGTCCCTTGCTGAGAAATACGATTTGGTTTCTTTGAAAACTGACTGTTTCTCGTTTATTTCTACAAACCTGGGCGTTGTCCTGGAGATAAATGAGCGGTGTTTGTTACAGTTGGATGCTGATTCTATTTTTGCTGTTTTGGAAAGAGACGATGTTAGTCCAAGTGTCAATGAAAGAGACCTTCTAGAGTTAGCAATTAAGTGGTTAAAGTACGATTTGGACAGGAGGCTACCTCACCTGGAGTGCCTTATTAAACACATCCGGTTGGGTTTGATCTTTCCTCCAAAATTTGAATTTGAGAATGAAAACTTGAAAGACGCTGTCAGTCTTCTGAAGTCTGTGCCACAAGGCGAAGGGTACCTTAAGATGTTGTCCGAAGCTGGTCTTCAGTTTAAAGACGACAATCCTTTTAAAAAGTGGTTTAAGATACGGTCGACACAGAAAGGAGTGCTGACAACCTGTGGGAAAACCACTGGAAGCCAGGCGTGCAGAGAAATAACG ATTTTGACAAGCGGTATGGACTGTAAACCTTCCTGGAAAACCATCACAAATGCTGAGGAGACCTACAACCACTGTACTGTGGTGTTAAACGATTACCTGTATGTCATAG ggGGGCAGAATTCATGGTTCAGCAGCAACCGTAATGAGGAGGCCATAGCTTCAGTGCTGCGATACGACCCCCGCTTTGACAGATGGACACGTCTTGCAAATATGAAT gtTTGCAGACGTCGTTTCCAATGCAGTGCCATGGGGGGTAAAATCTACGCCGTGGGGGGTAGAGGGGAGGGGGGCATCCTTTTCTCAGCAGAGTGTTACAGCCCTACTGAAGACAAGTGGCGGTATATTAAAGCTTTACCATCTCCACTGTCTAGCCATGCTGGGACGGTCCATCAAAATAAGCTGTATGTTTGTG GAGGCTCTTCAGGGGAGGTATTTTCAAGGTCTGTGTTCAGGTACACCCCGGAGCTGGACGAGTGGATGACCCTGTCCCCTCTCCGGCACCCCCGCGGCTTCCACAACATGACCTCAGTTGGGGACAAGATCTACGTTATGG GCGGTGTACTGCTCACCAGCGCAGATGGTCAGCAGCGATCCTATTCAGATGTCAGAGTGACCGAGTGTTACTGCCCTCTCTCTGACCAGTGGACAGAACTGTCTCCTCTGCCTGTAGGACACAGCCAGCACGGAGCTGCAGCCCTTGGCAACAAGATCTACATCATGGGGGGTTTCTCTTGGGAAGAGGAACGGTTTCTGAGCACTGTTCATGTGTACAGCTGTGAAACAGACACTTGGAGTGCCGGTCCTGAACTGCCAAGACCACTTGTGGGACTTTCAAGTGGAACACTTACCCTCCCCCACTCCCACAGTAAATAA